GGGCGGCCTCGTGATCGCGGTCTTCGGCATCGGCATCGCGTGCACCAACGCGATGAACCTCTACTGCGGCGCGCTCTCCACGATCACCGTCGGGCAGACGATCTTCCCGAAGTGGGTGCCCGGCGCGGCCGCGCGCGGCGTCGTGTCTGCGGTGCTCTTCCTCGCCGCCGTCGTGATGGCGCTGGCCGGCAAGGACAACTTCCTGGTCAACTTCACCAACTTCATGCTCCTGCTGCTGTGCGTGCTGGTGCCGTGGACCGCGGTCAACCTGGTCGACTACTACCTGCTCAAGCACGGCGAGTACGACATCGACTCGCTCTTCGAGCGCGACGGCGGCCGCTACGGGAAGTTCAACCTGATCGCCGTCGGCTGCTACTTCCTCGGCATCGCGGTCCAGGTCCCGTTCCTCGTGACCACCAAGTACACCGGCCCGATCGGCGAGAGGCTCGACTACGTCGACATCTCCTGGATCGTCGGGCTGGCGGTCATCTGCCCGCTCTACCTGTTCCTGATGCGACGGTTCAGCCGGTTCTCGGGCCACCGCCCGGTGCTGGAGGCCGCGCCCCAGGGCGGCGTCGCGTGACGCAGACCGTCGCGACCTCCGACTACCTGGTCATCGGCGGCGGTACGGCGGGCTCGCTGCTCGCCGCGCGGCTCAGCGAGGACCCCGCCGTGTCGGTGACCCTGGTCGAGTGGGGACCCGACGACGAGCACGAGCCGCGGGCACGAGACCTGCGGCGCTGGGCGGAGATGCTCGAGGGGGAGTACGACCTCGACTACCGCAGCGTCGCGCAGGAGCGCGGCAACTCCGCGATCCGCCAGGCCCGGTTGCGGATCCTCGGCGGCTGCTCCGACGGCAACACCATGATCTCCTGGCGCACGCTCGCCGCCGACCTCGACGAGTGGGTCGAGCGGGGCGCCGCCGGCTGGGACGCCGCGACGGTGCAGCCGTACTTCGACCGCCTGCGGACGCCGATCCAGCCGGTCGCGCCCGAGGACCGCAACCCGATGGTCGCCGACATGGTGACCGCCGCGGCGGCCGCGCTCGACGTACCCCTGCAGGAGGCGTGGAACGACGGCCGGCTCGACGAGCGCGCCGAGGGTGCGGGCTTCTTCGAGGTCGGCTACACCCCCGACACCAACCTCCGCTCGTCGACATCCGTCCACTACCTCCATCCCGCGCGCGCCGAGCGCGCCAACCTCGACGTCGTGCTCGAGGCCCGCGTGGAGCGGGTCGAGGTCACCGACGGCCGCGCGACGGGCGTCCTGGCCCGGGTGGACGGCGAGCTGGTGCGGTACGCCGCGCGCCGCGAGGTGATCGTGTGCTGCGGTGCCATCGACTCGCCGCGACTGCTGCAGCTGTCCGGCATCGGTCCGCGCGCCGTCCTCGAGGACGCCGGGGTGCCGGTCGTCGTCGACCTGCCCGGCGTCGGGGAGAACCTGATGGACCATGCCGAGGGCCTGGTCGTCTGGGAGCTCGCCGAGCTGCCGCCGCCGACCTGCGCGAGCGGCTGGGACGCGGGCGCCCTGGTCAGCGTCGCCGCCCCCCACGACCGGCCCGACGTGCTCATGCACTTCCCGGTCGAGCCGTGGGCCGTCCACGCCGAGGCGTACGGCGCGCAGCTGCCCGAGCGGATCGTCTCGATCGCCCCCAACGTCGCCCGGCCCGCATCGCGCGGCCGGGTGTGGATCACCACCGCCGACCCCGACGCGCCGCCCGCGATCGACTACCGCTACTTCACCGATCCCGAGGGCCGCGACGAGGCCGTGCTCGTGGCCGGTGTCCGCCTGGCCCGCCGGATCGGCGAGGCCGAGCCCTTCGCGTCCCGGCTGGTCCGCGAGGTGTTCCCCGGACCGGACGTGCAGAGCGACGAGGAGATCAGCGCGGTCGCCCGCGGCACCCACCAGACCGTCTACCACGTCTCCGGCACCTGCCGGATCGGCGCGGACGACGACCCGGCGGCCGTCCTGCGCCCCGACCTCACCGTGCGCGGGGTCGAGGGGCTGCGGGTCGTCGACGCGTCGGTGTTCCCGCAGCTGGTCGCCACCAACCCGGTCGTGACGGTGATGATGGTCGCCGAGCGCGCCGCCGACCTGGTCAGGGAAGCCGCAGGGCGATCGTGTAGCTGATCGCCTGGCTCGACGCGACCGATCCGGTGGCGACATAGGTGCCGGTCGGCGTGAGCGCCACGGCCGCGTTGGTGTCGGCGAGCGTCGCGGTGATGTGACCGCCCCCGGTGCCGGTCGTCGTACGGCGCCGGGTGAGCGACGCCGGGATGGCGTGGCCGGTGTTGGTCGAGGACTTGTCCGCCCAGTAGACGACCACCCAGTCCCCGGCCCGGGTCGGCGTGACCGACGGGGCGACGTACTGCGTCGTGGTGCTGGCCTGGGCGTTGACCGCGCTCACGTCGATCGGGGTGCCCGGCGGGCCGCGATAGGCGGCCACGGTGAGGTCGCCCTTGGTGAGGGAGGAGTTGCTGACCGTGACGGTCGACCCCGCGTCGCCGGCGGTGGCGGTGCGCACCCACACCCGGCTCAGCGCGGTGGACAGGTTCGCGCTGCGCACCTGGGTCCAGCCTGCCGGCACCGACGTGCTGGTCGGTGCCGTGTTCGCGGTGAAGTAGAGCAGCAGGGTGTCGCCGCTCTGCACCGTGCCGGGCACCTGGACGCTGTGGTTGGTGACGTTGGCGTTGCTGCTCGCCGAGGCGACGAAGGAGATCTCGGTGGTTGCGGGCGGCGGCGGTGGGGGAGTGCCGCCGTCATAGAACGGGTCTGTCGCCATGGTCCGGAACGCGCCGGCCGAGGAGGTGGTGCTGTCGGGGTACCAGTTGCAGCTGTCGGGGCCCTTGGCGTCGAAGGCGGAGACCCCGACGAACTGCGCGTAGTCCGACCGCTTGAAGAGGGCCTGCGCGGCGGCGTACCACTGGGCCTTGCGCGTGGGGTTGGCCGGGTCCTCGGCGCTCGCCCACTCCGTCAGCCACAGCTCCTTGGTCGGGTGGAGGGCGCCGAAGTCCCGGAAGGGACGGATGATCTGCTCCAGCGACATCCAAGGTGTGTTGATCCCGGTGCGACAGGTGAACCAGTTGTAGGCGTCGATGCCCATCGCGTCCACGTACCCGTCGCCCGGGTACCACTTCGGGCCGTAGTTCCGGGCGTCCGGTCCGACCATGAACGCGTAGTCGGTCATGATCCACATGAACCTCACGTTGGTCGCCCCACGAGCGACGACGATGTCGTGGAACTTCCGCCACGCCGCGATGAACTGGGACGCGTCGCCCATGGTGGAGCTGGCCTTGGACTCCGGCTCGTGGTTGAACGTGAAGTAGATCGGTACGGCGTAGTCGCGCAGCCGGTCCGCCCAGCGCACCATGTCGTCGTAGAGCGCGCTCCCGGGCTGGGCGTCGACGAGGCTCTGCCAGAGCACGGTCTGGCCGTTGAGTCGGCGGGACTTGACCGAGAGGATCAGGGTGCGTCCGCTGCCCTGGAGCCAGGTGTGGAACGAGTCGGGGAACGGGCTGTCCCAGCGCGGGAAGTCGCGGACCACGTCGTAGGTGCGACCGGCGGTCGCCTCGGCCCGCAGGAGGGCTGACTGGTAGCTCTCGCCCGCGCGGGGCTGGCTCACGGCGCCGAACTTCATGCCGTCCGGTGATCCCGACGCGAGCTGCGGCGCCGTGGCGAGCAGCACCGCGCCTGTCAGTGCCGCGGCCAGCCGCAGGAGCCTGTTGGTCGTCACGTGTTCCCCCGTCCGATCGTGCCCACCGCAGTCGACCACTGCGGAGCACGACCGGGCATCGCCACGATTGGGGGACTACTCCACCGCCGGGGCGCGCAGCTCCGCGGCCAGCTCGGCCACGATCTCCAGCTGGTGCCGCACCGTCCGTGCGGACGGCTGCTGGGCGACGAAGGTCTCCTCGAACGGGTCGACGACCTCGGTGCGGATGCCGGACAGGGTCTCGACGATGGCCAGGCCGCAGAAGGGGACCTCGGACTCGGCGTACCCGCCCTCGTGGACGGCGACCACGCGGCCCTCGCACACCTCGTCGGCCAGGTCCATGACCATGGCGGTCATCTGGCGGAAGCTGTCGGCGTAGAGGAGCTGGCGAGCGAGTGGGTCGACCATGTTGGCGTCGAGTCCGCTGGCGATCACGATCAGGTCGGGGGAGAAGGCGCGCAGCGCCGGCAGCACGATGTCGCGCATCGCGGCGAGGTAGGTCTCGTGACCCGATCCCGGCGGGAGGGGCACGTTGAGGTTGTAGCCCTCGCCGGCTCCGGTGCCGCGCTCCTCGGTGCCGCCGGAGTCCACCGGGAAGCAGTTCTCCTGGTGGATCGAGACGGTCAGCACGTCGTCGCGCTCGTAGTAGACGGCCTGGGTGCCGTTGCCGTGGTGCACGTCCCAGTCGAGGACGGCGACCCTGCCCAGGCCGTGCTCGGCCTTGGCCGCCTCGATCGCGATCGCGATGTTGGCGAGCAGGCAGAAGCCCATCCCCTCGTCGGGCAGGCAGTGGTGGCCCGGTGGGCGCGAGAGGGCGTAGGCGTTGCGGTAGCGGCCGGTGACGACGTCGGCGACCGCGCGCTTGGCGAGGCCGGCCGACAGGGCGGCGATCTCGAAGCCGCCGTGCGAGAACAGCGCCTCGGGGCCGATCTCGCCGCCACGGCCGGCGGAGAGCTCGCGGAAGTTGTCGACGTACGACGCCGGGTGGACCCGCAGCAGGTCCTCACGGGTGACCGGCTCGGCGCTGTGCACGGCCAGCCGGTCGGTGAGCCCGGAGACGTCCATCAGCGACTTGAACCGGCGCTTGGACTCGGGCGACTCGGGGTGGCCGCCGGTGGCGAGCGGCTGGAGCCAGCCCCCCACGGGGAGGAACAGCACGGCCTCGCCGGTGCTGTGCCACAGGCACCGCTCGTCGTGGTAGAACGCGGTCCGCGGCTGCCCGCTCATGCGCTCGGTGCCTCGTAGGTCAGGTAGCTGCGCTGGGTCGCGATGTGCCCGGCGACATGCTTGGCGTCGTGCCAGACGCCCCAGATGAAGCTCGACCCGCGACGTGAGAGCCAGGGCAGGCCGACGAAGTAGATGCCGGGCTCGGACGAGACGCCGCGCCGGTGCGACGGCTTGCCGGTCTCGTCGAGGGCGCCGTCGGGCAGCCAGGCGTAGTCGGTGGCGAAGCCGGTCGCCCAGACGATCGAGGTCACGCC
The genomic region above belongs to Nocardioides sp. QY071 and contains:
- a CDS encoding FAD-dependent oxidoreductase, with amino-acid sequence MTQTVATSDYLVIGGGTAGSLLAARLSEDPAVSVTLVEWGPDDEHEPRARDLRRWAEMLEGEYDLDYRSVAQERGNSAIRQARLRILGGCSDGNTMISWRTLAADLDEWVERGAAGWDAATVQPYFDRLRTPIQPVAPEDRNPMVADMVTAAAAALDVPLQEAWNDGRLDERAEGAGFFEVGYTPDTNLRSSTSVHYLHPARAERANLDVVLEARVERVEVTDGRATGVLARVDGELVRYAARREVIVCCGAIDSPRLLQLSGIGPRAVLEDAGVPVVVDLPGVGENLMDHAEGLVVWELAELPPPTCASGWDAGALVSVAAPHDRPDVLMHFPVEPWAVHAEAYGAQLPERIVSIAPNVARPASRGRVWITTADPDAPPAIDYRYFTDPEGRDEAVLVAGVRLARRIGEAEPFASRLVREVFPGPDVQSDEEISAVARGTHQTVYHVSGTCRIGADDDPAAVLRPDLTVRGVEGLRVVDASVFPQLVATNPVVTVMMVAERAADLVREAAGRSCS
- a CDS encoding glycosyl hydrolase; amino-acid sequence: MTTNRLLRLAAALTGAVLLATAPQLASGSPDGMKFGAVSQPRAGESYQSALLRAEATAGRTYDVVRDFPRWDSPFPDSFHTWLQGSGRTLILSVKSRRLNGQTVLWQSLVDAQPGSALYDDMVRWADRLRDYAVPIYFTFNHEPESKASSTMGDASQFIAAWRKFHDIVVARGATNVRFMWIMTDYAFMVGPDARNYGPKWYPGDGYVDAMGIDAYNWFTCRTGINTPWMSLEQIIRPFRDFGALHPTKELWLTEWASAEDPANPTRKAQWYAAAQALFKRSDYAQFVGVSAFDAKGPDSCNWYPDSTTSSAGAFRTMATDPFYDGGTPPPPPPATTEISFVASASSNANVTNHSVQVPGTVQSGDTLLLYFTANTAPTSTSVPAGWTQVRSANLSTALSRVWVRTATAGDAGSTVTVSNSSLTKGDLTVAAYRGPPGTPIDVSAVNAQASTTTQYVAPSVTPTRAGDWVVVYWADKSSTNTGHAIPASLTRRRTTTGTGGGHITATLADTNAAVALTPTGTYVATGSVASSQAISYTIALRLP
- a CDS encoding class II histone deacetylase produces the protein MSGQPRTAFYHDERCLWHSTGEAVLFLPVGGWLQPLATGGHPESPESKRRFKSLMDVSGLTDRLAVHSAEPVTREDLLRVHPASYVDNFRELSAGRGGEIGPEALFSHGGFEIAALSAGLAKRAVADVVTGRYRNAYALSRPPGHHCLPDEGMGFCLLANIAIAIEAAKAEHGLGRVAVLDWDVHHGNGTQAVYYERDDVLTVSIHQENCFPVDSGGTEERGTGAGEGYNLNVPLPPGSGHETYLAAMRDIVLPALRAFSPDLIVIASGLDANMVDPLARQLLYADSFRQMTAMVMDLADEVCEGRVVAVHEGGYAESEVPFCGLAIVETLSGIRTEVVDPFEETFVAQQPSARTVRHQLEIVAELAAELRAPAVE